In Nitrosopumilus sp., the genomic stretch ATGGTTCAGCTGGTTGCACATCATAATGATTGTAAAACATCAAAGTTTTCTTTGGGTTTTGTATGGATTTTACCTCGCCATAAACAATTGGAGCAACATTTTTTTTCAATCGTAATATTTCAGAAGATATTCCAGATTTTTTTAATATCCTTTGAACAAGTTTTGCACATTCTTCAATCCCTTCATTTTTTGCAGATACACTAGGCTGTCGGATCAAAGTTTGAAGATCTGAAATCATGTTTTCCATGTGAGAATCTACATGTTGAAGTGTTTTCATGTTAGTCACACAATTTTATCAAACGGTTTCATTGCAGAAGGAATTGCATCCAGCAGATCCATTGAAGTCATGTGTAATCCTATTTTTTTTTGAACTGCTTTTCCGGCCAATCCATTGATGAATGTAGCTGCTGCAGCAGATTCCAAAGAATTTCTATTCTTAGATAACAATCCTGCAACTAATCCTGAAAGCACATCACCCGTTCCCCCAACAGTCATTGCAGGAATTTTTTTCTCATATAGGTAAGTAGTGAAACCATTTGAGATGACATCAGTGGCGCCCTTTAGTAAAACTGTAATTCCATGTTCTTTAGCTTTTTTCTCTACAAGTTTGATTCGTTCGTTTTTTGAATTAGATGGTGATTCTCCAAACAGTCTTTTAAATTCACCAGCATGAGGTGTAACTACAACATTTTTGTTTGCAAGTAAAGGCAAAATATCAGGGATCAGAGCACTTGCATCCAAGGATAAACGTACATCTCTATCTAAAAGAGATTTGACAAGATGTAACAGGGCATTTTTTTCTTGTATCGCAAGACCCATTCCAATTGTTGCAGAATCTAAATTTCTAGGTAAAGATCCTAAAAGCTTGTTTACAGCGCCTCTAGTTAATTTTTGATCAACTAATGGAATGACAATAAGATTTGGCGAGATAGCACGTGTTGAAGTTACATTGATGTTTGGAACAGATGTGTAAACCAAATCAGTTCCACACCTAAGAGCAGCAATTGAAGATAAGATAGGAGCGCCATGATAGATGTAACTGCCGCCGATTACAAGAACTACGCCATTATCACCTTTTCGTGATTTAGAGTTTCTCGCAGGAATAAATTTTTTAATAATTGTGATGTTTAGATTTTTTGTAACCATAACAACATACCCTAAAAAATAGACGAATAAATCTTATTTCAAAGTTTTATGAATTGGTCAGAGTGATTTTTTAGTGGATTTCTTTGTGCGTTTTGTTGTTTTCTTTGGAGTTTTTGACGGAATTTTATCAGCAGGAGGTTTCTCAACGGATTTTCTCAATTGGCGGTCAAAAAATGCTTTTCTAGCAAAACACAGGTATGTGGTATGACCAATTCCTTGAAATGAATGTCTGGTTTTTCCTTCTCTTGCTTCAATGGTTCGGATAATATGTTCAGTAGATTCTATATCAGTAAATTCATTTTCAACTAAAGCAGTGGTTAATTTTTCTAATTGATTCATCGTAGGACAAATTGCAAAGATGCTACCACTGCCTTTTAACATCTGTCTTACCTTAGGTATAACAATCCAAGGATCACCTAAATCAATTAACGCCACATCCATATCAGATAATGGTAAGGTTTTAGCAGTTTTCAGATCCAAATTTTGTTGCGTAACATATTTTGATACTCCAGCTTTTTTGATATTTTTTTCTGCAATTTTCATGAAATTTTCATCAACATCAAAAGTGTAAACATGTCCACGAGGCTTTACAATGTTTGCCACAAAAGAAGTGAGCGAGCCACTTCCAGTTCCAATCTCCAAAATCTTTTGGCCATCTCCGATTCCAGCTCTTGCAACAATATAGCCAAGATCTTTTGGATAAACAATCTGTGTACCGTGCTGAATTTTCATTACATAATCATACATGGTTGGCTCTAAAAGATAGACATACTTGTCTTTGTTTGTAGTTAATCTAGAGCCATATTCTTTACCAATTGCGTCAGAATGTTTGATTACACCAATATGAGTGTGAAACGATTCTTTTTTTGAAATTTTTGCTAACCATTTTTTAGAATTATTATAAAAAAACAAAACAGGTGAATTTTGTTTTATTTTGGCCATGTTTTTTTCCTAAAAATTTTAGATAAGAATCTACTGATCCCACAAACTAGAAGCAAGTAAACGTTTAGAAAATTAACCTAAAAGTAATTTTTTTTGGTCCCGGGTTTTTAACAAAAACGTGGTTCTAATAGAGTCATTGAGTCAGAGACATCTTGCGGTGTTAGCTGGGGGCCCAATGCTCACATAAACTAGTTAATACAATTACAAAGTCTCCAAAGTAAAGGAGACTGTTTTTTTCTCTGGAACATAGTGGAATTGAAAAATAATCCAAGTTGCTACAAATAGTATTTTAATACCAATATAGACATCAAAGTGAATTGACAGAATTAAAGGTTCAAGGTTCAGGAGGATACATCATTGCAGATTTAACAGAAGAGCAAGCAAAAAAAGCAGATTTAGGGGTAGGAAAGTTGTTTTTGGCACCAATTGGAAAACTTGAGACCGAAAAAATGTTCAAACATTATTGTAATAATTGTGAAACAGAGTTTGAAAATCCACCTACAATTCACCTTGAAGAGAACACCAATGAGGAAGTAGCAGACAATCTAATACTTGTTGAAAGAGGGCAATATACTTGTGAAAAATGCAGTTCATCGATTGGAGAATACAGAGTATTCAAAAAGAAGGATGAATCGGCAGATATTGGTAAAGCTAACCCATCACAGTGATTCAAAAAACATAATTTACATCACACATAGTATTCAATAAATAAAGCGATTTTTTACAAAGAGCATGTCAAACATGAAATGTGTATCATGTGGAATTAGTTTCTTTTCCCCAATGGATTCGGACAAATGTTCCAGATGTGCAGGTAAAGAATCTCAAGGACATGGAGGTCATGATTCCTGTGGTTGTGGACACAGCCATTAATTCTTTTTTTTATAACATAATATATCATACAAATGAGAGTTCAAACACATGGCAAAGACATCTGAGGAAATGAAAAGACAGGTGGAGGAATTTATCAAAATAACTAATATCAAATATGAAGATCAGACAGAAAAAGTCAGAGAAAAAAGCAAGGTAGTAGAATGGCAATTCCACATCGGAGCAAACGTCATTGTTAGCAAAAATGTAAACAGAGATGACAGAATTCAAGTCAATGTTAACATGAGATTCCCTCCAGAAGATGCAAAATTACTAGTATTGAAAAATCCATCATTTTCAAAAGCAATTATGGAGATTAGTGAAATTTGCACAACTTGTGGAGTAGGACATCAATGGATGAAAGATAAAGAGGACATCATAGGATTGGCAATTTTTTCACATGTTGATGAACAGGCATTAGACAGAGTTTCTTTTCATAATACATGGGATAATGTTGCAAGGGTGTCAGGGCATGCCCAAAAGATATTGCGCGCAAATTTTAGTGGATTTCCAACACCCAATAGTGCATCGGATGAAACAATAGACAAGTCAATGTATGGATAAATTTGAAAAAAGATCAGATATTTTCACATTTTGGGCATTTGAATCCATTAGTGTTATCACCGCAAGATTCACAGTTAAGGTTTATTTTGAAATAGTCATATTTTGAAGTCTTGAAATATTTTCCAATTAATACTGTAAATAGAATTATTCCAAATCCCATTCCAATCCATGATAAATCCATCAGAATAGAGTTGATTTGAATTAAAATAAGTGTCAAGGTTATCAAAATAGACAAACAGGGAATCAAAAAAATAAAGTTTGGACAAATTTTGATTTTACAAAAATGACAATGCAACTAAAAATCAAATTAATTAAAAAAGTCATCAAATTGGAATTCCACATATTCGCCAACAATAAAATAGTTCAGAGGAAAAGAGAATTTATGAAAGAAATATCCATATCATCGCTATTAAAAAATATGAAGCAAGAGAATAATTACGAGGATGATTTATGGAAAACATGTTTAGATGAAAAAGGAAGAAGATACAGAAGAAAAGATATCAGTAATTCATTAAAAAAATTAGCAGGGTTGGGATTTATTAAAAAAATTAGAATATCAGGAACAGATACATACTATAACAAAATGCCCTATCCAAATTCTGATGATTATGTTGGATTTGTCAATAATATTATGTTTAGCAATGAATCTAAAATTAAAGAATCATTAAAAAAATTAGAAAGCAAAAAAATATTTGTAGACATATCCAAAGACCTTAATTCTTACAAATTAGCAAATCAGAGTAAAGCAAATTATGAAAAGTTATTAGAAGCATTTTCAAACTTAACTGAACTTGCATCAGCAATACAACTAGTAAAAGATACAAGTACGGATGAGGGTCTAAAAAAGAAATTGAAGATATGTCATTTGGAAATTATGGAGACATTGAATGAAACTAGTGAAAAAATCATAAGAGATCGGAAATCAAATGAAATGATAGTATTACAAAGACGTTTTTCAGGCAGGATCCCGAATCCAGGATTTCTCAAACTTTGAAATTTTGCGAGAGGGAGGTTTTTGGTTCATCAAGTCAAAAAACATCACTTCAGATAGATCAAAAACAAGAAAATACAAATTTTTATACTAGTTTTATTTTGCAGCATTATGAAATGTCAATGTACCAGTGACTCATTGTGTATGTTCCACTATTCTGTAAAAAACCCAGATTCTATAAAACCAAAAAATTGAATGCTTAGATTTGACATGCTGAGAATTCTCTTTTTATTACTTTAAACTAGAAACTATATTCTGGCTGGTGGACATATCCATATCGTAGCCCAATACGCTCATATTAATTGTAAATTAAATTATCTCTAAGATTATTTACCCATCACAATAAAATAGGTGATCTTTAGGTACCAATCCCGTCTTTTGAATATATCAATACTGTTTGTATGACAAAGGCAACCGCTGAAAGAAAAGGCATTTGAAATATGATAAATGCTAAAAATATAATCTGCCTTGCAGATGCAAATTACTCAAAATTGTCATTTATTGTTATTGTTTGTCATAAACTACAAACAATTCATTATATCATAATTTTTTCTAAAATAATTCAATTAGCAATGGAACCATTACGTTATTGTAAAATTCTCATAGTTGATGATTCAGCTGCATTTAGAGAGAAAATAAGATATGTTCTCACTGATGCTGAAATAGGCTATTATTACTATGAAGCAGTAGACGGGAGAGAAGCAGTTTCACAGTATATCACCAACAAACCGGATGTTGTAATCATGGATCTTATGATGCCAAATGTTGATGGGTTATCAGCCATCAAAGCAATCAAAAAATATGATCCAGATGCAAAAATCATAGTTACATCAACAAAAGAGAACAAAGAATTGGTTCAAGACTCAATCAAAGGAGGAGTAAAAGACTACATCATAAAACCATTTCAGCCAGGAGCTGTAGTCATGGCAGTTTCAAAAGCATTAGTTGTAACTAAAGAATACAAAGAGAAAAAAGCAAAACCAGTGACATTTATCGACAAGCCTTTATTGTATAAAGGAGTTTATCATGGACATGTTGTCAATGTTAACAAATATGGCGAATATGAGTTAAGTGCCAATCAAGATCCATTAACAAAAAAGCTTTTGCAAAAAGCACAGGATATCAAAGATATGGGAAAGCATTACGAATTAGTATTATAACATGAAAATCCAGCCTTAGATTCATTCATTGATTGTTCTGTGTCAGTTAATTCAGACATTAAAGTAAGGTTTATTGAGATAAAACAATTCTCATAATAGTGATTGGTTTGCACGCCAAGAAGTGATTTCCGAGCTGGTGGCTTAGGTTACCAGTCGTAAATTCTTCCGCTAGCAACTTCGGTTGCTAGTGACATTAATTCATTATTCAACAAATTAGAATAATCATTACATCTATTGAGAGTGTCAAACTAAAACTTCAACACCATAATGGAGTTAGAGAATTAAACCAATCTACAAATTCCACTTTAAGAAAAATCAATCAAAATTATTTTGAATTAAATAGTTAGGGTTTGCGAGCTTATTTATTTCAGCGATCCGATCAAAACCATCAATTCAAAAGACTATTGAAATTGTGCAGGATGGCTTAACTTAAAACAACCCACTAGTAATTCAGGAGAATCTGAAAAGTAACCAAACATGTCTTTTATCTTACAATCAAGTGGAATGTAAGAATATCCTGCAACATTATTTGTTACAAAAAATAAAGTAGTAACAGAGATTATTACTGTAATAATACAAAAAAGAAAAAGCCTAGTCTTCATTTCTTTACTTTCCATATCAACATAACAGGTACTACAACATACATCCCAACAATCAGTACAATAGTAGACAACCCATACAAAATAACATCAAGTTCTGAACCTTCTGCAAAAGTCATGATAGATAATGTCGTAACCATAGGAGTGATGAACAGTTTAACAGATTCTTTGAATATAGGACTATCATCTTCCCATTGTGCAATAGTCGGAGAAAACAAGTAATAGATTGAGTTAAAGCCACTCATGAATATTTTCCCAGATTCTGTGTTTAGCAAAATGTTATCTCTAATTTCACGTAACATTTGTACCTGAGGTGCCAACTCTGAACCATATGATGCAGTAGCTATCAAGCAATCACCATGAGTTGTTTGCAATTTTAAAACATGGCAAGAACCATCTACAAATGCTGTTCCTTTACCACATACAGGTATTTCTAACCATGTGCAAGTTTCAGATGAAAGAAAATGAGTTGAATTGTTATGGAATAAATCATCTTTTAGAATTGGTTTATCCTGTAATGTACAATATCTTTCCAATTGTTCTCTAGATTCATCTGATTCGGGATGCAAAGTTGTATCAACTAGAAACTGAGTAGCTAAAACAGTCGTGAGTGAAGAGAAAGACAGAATCACAGCAAATGCAACAATTATCAAAAGTCTAGTTTTCATTTTCTAATCAACCACAAAATATCCAATTCTTTTCCATTCGCATTCCAAGTTCAAAAGAGCATGAGTCTCATTTGTATATCGCAAGATGTTTTCCGTTCTTTCTTTGTGGGAGTCATTATTGCAACTATCTAGTACTTTTTGGAGAGAAGAATTTGGACTACAATCCAATAGTTTGTCTATTAGAATATCTGATTCCTTGACATTTACAAATTCAGGATTCCAAATTTTTTGATATTCCTCACAAGGCATTTTATGCAACTCATTGATAGGATAGTGCTTAACATTACCACTAGAATCATCTATTGCAAACCCGTCTATTGAGTCTGGATTGTAATTTACGTCATGATCAGACTTGTCAATTTTAGAATCTTCATTTGTGTCTGTAATTGTATCTACAGAACGACAATTTTGTGGAGGTTGCCATAACCACTCATCACAAACAACCGTCTGTCCTTCCATTGGAGGGATGTACGACATTTCGTTAGTGCCCCATGTTCTGTAATTAATTGTAGGATATACAACTGCTGTAAGTAAAAATACGGTGATAGATATTCCAACTATTATCAATATTCTAGTTTTCATTTCACATTAATTCCCAAATCCCGTCCACAGCCATATTGCGGTGCCTCCAATCAGAACTGCAATAAAATAGATGTATGGGATTCGTCGCCATAATGGAATTCCTTTTGAAAATATTGTTGTGATTGGTATTGATACCATTGATAGAATCCAGAAACTCAAGATCAGGATAGATTCATCTCCAGATGTTGGAAATTGACCAGATATTACTGAAACCCAAGGAAGCCATATGCCCACTCCAGCTATGATAAATGGAATTATAAATGAAAAATTGCTAAAACCAGTAACAAATGAAGTATCTAAATGGATTCTGTCTCGAGTAACCATATCATTCTTGGTGGTTCCGTTTTCAAACACAGTTACTATATCAACAGGCATTGTTTCTGATGTCTGGGTTGCAATAACGATACCCAATACAACTATTGAAAATACTGTAAAAAAATATCCAATTAAAATTGAGAGCAATATCTTTTCATTTTTTTGAATCATTTTCTAACTCCACCCAAGCACAATCAATACTGTCAATATGATGGGTTTCATTTTGCCATTGGATAATAGGGTTAATGCATGGGCCTCCTGATTCCTGACAACCACAAAGATCTAAGACTTTTTGCAACATGGGGTTATCGTTTTTTGTCCATCCCCTATCAACCAGATTCTGTTTTGTTGGTTCCGTTACACATGCAGGAGAGCCATCATACTTTTGGATTAGAACTAAGTCATCATTACATTGTATGTTTTCAGAATCCATTCCAACATGACTTTGTTTTAACGGAGGATAAATTTTAGGAGAACTATTTGGAATTTTATCAAACTGGTATATGCCAGTATCAAATCTTGGAGTAGAAGAAATTAATTCAACTTCATCAGACGATATTGTCGCATAAAATCTCCATGATACAATCTCATTGTCTTTGAATATTCGGTATGGTTGCTCCACACCATTTATCAGCACCAACACAGAGTCAGGGGTTTTTACATAATCTGTTGCAAGTAGATCTGAAAATGTTTGCTCATTCATGGTTATGGTATAAGTGTCAATAAAATCCTCAGAGGCAGACGTTGAAAAAATCAAAGATCTATCTTCATGGTCATATGCCATGTCAGTAAAGTAATTGGTGTTTGATTGAGCTAGAACAGAGTATTGTTTTGAATCTACAGTCAATGGAATATGGTAAAAATCAGCGCCCCCCTGATATTGAGCAAATGCAACTGAAGGAATCAAAAACCCAATCAGAACAAGAAAAATCACAAAATACTTCATACCGTATGAAATTTTATATCATCATTGAAAAGTTCTTCGAATCTTTTGTTAACTAAAATGGTTCTTATTGGGTCACAAACCAACACTGATTTTACAAAACTTACTCCCAATACCATAAACCACTAGCTCGTTGATCGTATGCTAAATTGCACGCCAACAAACCTAGAGTGGCAACATTGTTGTTGCTCTAGGACATTACATTCTGTCAGGTGCAGTTATTCCCAAAAGATCAAGAGCCTTTTCCAGAGTAAGTTTAAACGAATTCACAAGACATAAACGAGAATTTTCTAATTTTTCATCACCTAATTCCAAAACCTTACAATGCTCATAAAAAGAATTGAATGTGACAGCCAAATCATGACAATATCTTGCAATAACTTTGGGAGACAAATTATTTGCAGCATCACGAACTTGTAAATTAAATAGACCAATATTTTTAATCAAATCAATTTCGGACTTGTCTTTGAGTAAAGAAAAATCAACATCAATTGTAGGAGTTCTATTGGATTTCTCCAAAATTCTTGATGCCCTGGCGTGAGTATATTGTATGTATGGAGCAGTATCACCTTCCAAGCTAAGAGATTTTGTCAAATCAAATGTTATGATTTTATCCAAATCTTGTTTAATCATTTCATAACGTAAAGTGGCAACTGAAACATGATGAGCAATTTTTTCAATTTCAGATTTAGCCATTTCAGGATGTCGCTTTTGAGTTTCCTCAGTTGTTTTGTCTTTTAATAATTCATAAACAGAATCTGCGTTTACATACAATCCTTTTCTGCCGGACATCTGAGCTTGCTTTCCTTCAGTGTCCAAGCCAAGAGTCTTTGCAGTATCAGAACTTAGAGTCACGGATTCATAGCCAAGATGAACATATGCATCTGGTACTGACTTGAATTTTCCCATCAAAGATGTAATAATTTTTTGCAGTCTTGCCTGACGAGAATCAATTACAGTTACTACTTTTTCACCTGAAAAGTTTTGAGAGATGAGATTGCTTTTATTCAAAGTGGTTTGCCAAAGATCTCTAGAATTAGGCTGTGGTTTTTCATATTTTTCATAGTTAAATGGATCCTCTAACAACCCCAATTTCCAAGCAGCATAGGGAATATCTTTGGCAATGTAGGTTGCAGTGCCATTACTTCTCACAATCACCTTATCATCTTCTTTGTCCTCTCCTCGAATTACCCAACAACCAGCATTCTTTCCATTATTTTCAAATTCGATCAAAGACATATCCTTGAGTTTTTCAAAAATTTCACTCCACAATCCAGAACGGATTATCTGAGATTCAAAATTAAGGCAGTCATAATAAACACCCAAATTCCAGCAAGTTTCCAGTTGACCTGCCAAAACTTTCCGAGTGATTTTATCTGCAAATTTTGCAGTTTCAGAATTTCCATCTTCTAGTTCTTTGAGAACATTTTTTCTTATTTCTTCAAGACTAGGATCTTCTTCATATTTCTCAGTTGTTTTGACATAAACGTCATCACCACAATAATGATCAAACTTTTTTTCAGATGGGGGTTGTTCAGCAAAACCAAAGTGTTTGAAACCAACTATGATATCTGCAACTTGAAGACCAGAGTCATCGATATAATTTAGAACATTGACTCTGTAATTTGCTTTTTTTAAAATTCTAGATACACAATCACCAATTATGATATTTCTTATATGTCCAATATGAAGAGCTTTGTTGGGATTAACACTAGTATGTTCTACTACAATAGCAGAATTCTTTCCAATATCTACATCACCAAATTCATCAAGATACGACTCAGATAAGATTAATTGATTTAATTTATCCCAATCTGCAAAGAAATTCAAATAACCAGAGGGATGTGCCTGAGATTTTAAAACTAATGTATTGACACAATTTTTAAATTTCCCAGATAATAAATCAGCAATTTCCACAG encodes the following:
- a CDS encoding NAD(P)H-hydrate dehydratase, with amino-acid sequence MVTKNLNITIIKKFIPARNSKSRKGDNGVVLVIGGSYIYHGAPILSSIAALRCGTDLVYTSVPNINVTSTRAISPNLIVIPLVDQKLTRGAVNKLLGSLPRNLDSATIGMGLAIQEKNALLHLVKSLLDRDVRLSLDASALIPDILPLLANKNVVVTPHAGEFKRLFGESPSNSKNERIKLVEKKAKEHGITVLLKGATDVISNGFTTYLYEKKIPAMTVGGTGDVLSGLVAGLLSKNRNSLESAAAATFINGLAGKAVQKKIGLHMTSMDLLDAIPSAMKPFDKIV
- a CDS encoding tRNA (adenine-N1)-methyltransferase, which codes for MAKIKQNSPVLFFYNNSKKWLAKISKKESFHTHIGVIKHSDAIGKEYGSRLTTNKDKYVYLLEPTMYDYVMKIQHGTQIVYPKDLGYIVARAGIGDGQKILEIGTGSGSLTSFVANIVKPRGHVYTFDVDENFMKIAEKNIKKAGVSKYVTQQNLDLKTAKTLPLSDMDVALIDLGDPWIVIPKVRQMLKGSGSIFAICPTMNQLEKLTTALVENEFTDIESTEHIIRTIEAREGKTRHSFQGIGHTTYLCFARKAFFDRQLRKSVEKPPADKIPSKTPKKTTKRTKKSTKKSL
- the argS gene encoding arginine--tRNA ligase, which codes for MTFKSIIDEIENNLKKILAELSISDVKFAVEPAKPGYGDVSSNVSFLLAKHLKKTPVEIADLLSGKFKNCVNTLVLKSQAHPSGYLNFFADWDKLNQLILSESYLDEFGDVDIGKNSAIVVEHTSVNPNKALHIGHIRNIIIGDCVSRILKKANYRVNVLNYIDDSGLQVADIIVGFKHFGFAEQPPSEKKFDHYCGDDVYVKTTEKYEEDPSLEEIRKNVLKELEDGNSETAKFADKITRKVLAGQLETCWNLGVYYDCLNFESQIIRSGLWSEIFEKLKDMSLIEFENNGKNAGCWVIRGEDKEDDKVIVRSNGTATYIAKDIPYAAWKLGLLEDPFNYEKYEKPQPNSRDLWQTTLNKSNLISQNFSGEKVVTVIDSRQARLQKIITSLMGKFKSVPDAYVHLGYESVTLSSDTAKTLGLDTEGKQAQMSGRKGLYVNADSVYELLKDKTTEETQKRHPEMAKSEIEKIAHHVSVATLRYEMIKQDLDKIITFDLTKSLSLEGDTAPYIQYTHARASRILEKSNRTPTIDVDFSLLKDKSEIDLIKNIGLFNLQVRDAANNLSPKVIARYCHDLAVTFNSFYEHCKVLELGDEKLENSRLCLVNSFKLTLEKALDLLGITAPDRM
- a CDS encoding response regulator; the protein is MINAKNIICLADANYSKLSFIVIVCHKLQTIHYIIIFSKIIQLAMEPLRYCKILIVDDSAAFREKIRYVLTDAEIGYYYYEAVDGREAVSQYITNKPDVVIMDLMMPNVDGLSAIKAIKKYDPDAKIIVTSTKENKELVQDSIKGGVKDYIIKPFQPGAVVMAVSKALVVTKEYKEKKAKPVTFIDKPLLYKGVYHGHVVNVNKYGEYELSANQDPLTKKLLQKAQDIKDMGKHYELVL
- a CDS encoding CFI-box-CTERM domain-containing protein, whose translation is MKTRLLIIVAFAVILSFSSLTTVLATQFLVDTTLHPESDESREQLERYCTLQDKPILKDDLFHNNSTHFLSSETCTWLEIPVCGKGTAFVDGSCHVLKLQTTHGDCLIATASYGSELAPQVQMLREIRDNILLNTESGKIFMSGFNSIYYLFSPTIAQWEDDSPIFKESVKLFITPMVTTLSIMTFAEGSELDVILYGLSTIVLIVGMYVVVPVMLIWKVKK